From Syntrophorhabdaceae bacterium, a single genomic window includes:
- a CDS encoding 2-oxoacid:acceptor oxidoreductase family protein has translation MLIKTIFSGFGGQGVLSMGTTLATAAMLEGKYVTYLPSYGVEVRGGTANCTVVVADEEIASPVASEPEFVVAMNQPSFARFQSILQAGGLLCANSSLVNTESARSDIEILSIPTSELAEKLGTIKVANMIMLGALIRASSMISYQAIIKNLNEILGEGKAKLIKLNKEALELGYNYVKE, from the coding sequence ATGCTGATCAAGACCATATTTTCTGGATTCGGCGGCCAGGGCGTTCTATCCATGGGCACGACGCTCGCCACCGCCGCCATGCTTGAAGGCAAGTACGTTACATATTTGCCCTCCTATGGCGTCGAGGTGAGAGGGGGCACGGCCAATTGCACCGTGGTTGTGGCCGATGAGGAGATCGCGTCTCCGGTGGCTTCCGAACCCGAGTTTGTCGTTGCGATGAACCAGCCGTCGTTCGCCAGGTTTCAGAGCATCCTTCAGGCGGGAGGACTTCTCTGCGCGAATTCATCTCTCGTGAACACCGAATCAGCGAGGTCCGATATAGAGATACTGTCAATCCCGACAAGTGAGCTTGCCGAAAAGCTGGGAACTATCAAGGTCGCGAACATGATCATGCTGGGCGCCTTGATCAGGGCGAGCAGCATGATCTCGTACCAGGCCATCATCAAGAACCTCAACGAGATATTAGGTGAAGGCAAGGCCAAGCTCATCAAGCTCAACAAAGAGGCCCTGGAACTGGGCTACAATTATGTAAAGGAGTAA
- the trmD gene encoding tRNA (guanosine(37)-N1)-methyltransferase TrmD, which produces MIFSILTLFPAIFESPLAESIIKKAVDKGLIRFDIVNIRDFAEDVHRTCDDSPYGGGPGMVMKVDPIYRAVKDVENRFTKPKIVLLTPQGKTLNQVTAERLARAAHICLVCGRYEGVDERVLEFVDEEISVGDYVVSGGEFPALVLIDAVSRCIPGVLGNEESVTNESFKGSLLEYPQYTRPETFAGLRVPEVLLSGNHEEIRKWRKKEAIRKTILKRPDLLDGFVPGDEERKMMREIMEEIPE; this is translated from the coding sequence GTGATTTTTTCTATCCTTACGCTCTTTCCCGCAATCTTTGAGTCGCCGCTCGCCGAGAGCATCATAAAGAAAGCGGTGGATAAGGGCCTCATTCGTTTCGACATCGTCAACATCCGGGATTTTGCGGAAGATGTACACAGAACTTGCGATGACAGCCCTTACGGCGGCGGCCCCGGCATGGTGATGAAGGTTGACCCCATCTACAGGGCCGTAAAGGATGTAGAGAACCGGTTCACTAAGCCCAAAATCGTTCTTCTGACGCCCCAGGGAAAGACCTTGAACCAGGTCACGGCCGAGCGTCTTGCCAGAGCGGCGCATATCTGTCTCGTCTGCGGACGCTACGAAGGGGTGGACGAGCGCGTGCTCGAATTTGTCGATGAAGAGATCTCCGTGGGAGACTATGTAGTTTCGGGAGGGGAATTTCCCGCCCTTGTTTTGATTGACGCGGTATCTCGGTGTATTCCGGGAGTTCTTGGCAACGAGGAATCGGTAACGAACGAGAGTTTCAAAGGATCGCTCCTTGAATATCCTCAGTACACGAGGCCCGAGACATTCGCAGGATTACGGGTGCCCGAAGTGCTACTCTCGGGCAACCACGAAGAAATCCGGAAGTGGAGGAAGAAGGAGGCCATCAGAAAGACGATTCTCAAGCGCCCTGATCTGTTGGACGGGTTCGTGCCGGGCGATGAAGAGCGCAAAATGATGAGAGAAATCATGGAGGAGATACCTGAGTAA
- the ffh gene encoding signal recognition particle protein: MFERLQERLEATFKKLRGYGKLSEANIKDTLREVRVALLEADVNYKVAKDFLDRVKEKAMGEDVVASITPGQQFIKIVYDELCELLGSTNKPLDVAGSPPVAVMLIGLQGSGKTTTCGKLALHLRKKGKRPLLVPTDVYRPAAIDQLVKVGKQINVPAFMMEDTRDPLTICKEAKAYAMKNSFDTLIVDTAGRLHIDDAMVNEVVAQKKFLNPRETLLVLDAMTGQDAVTIAGTFNEKVGVDGVIFTKLDGDTRGGAAISIKAVTGKPIKFVGTGEKLDALEPFYPDRMASRILGMGDVVSLVERAQDLFDEKQALEFERKLKRDEFTLEDFSAQIKQMKKLGSMESILGMIPGLGKFKGAIDFAQAEKDIKKTEAIISSMTAKERLYPSIIDGSRRVRISKGSGTQVHDVNELLKRYMETKKMIKKLTKGGMKGLQRQQLFR; encoded by the coding sequence ATGTTCGAGAGATTACAGGAAAGACTGGAAGCCACCTTCAAGAAATTGAGAGGCTACGGCAAACTGAGCGAGGCCAATATCAAAGATACCTTGAGGGAGGTCCGCGTCGCTCTGCTTGAGGCCGATGTGAATTACAAGGTGGCCAAGGATTTCCTGGACAGGGTCAAGGAAAAGGCAATGGGCGAGGACGTTGTCGCGAGCATCACACCTGGACAGCAGTTCATTAAGATCGTCTATGACGAGCTCTGTGAGCTTTTGGGCTCTACGAACAAGCCGCTTGATGTAGCGGGCTCGCCTCCCGTGGCCGTCATGCTTATCGGCCTTCAGGGCTCGGGCAAGACCACGACCTGTGGGAAGCTGGCCCTCCATCTGAGAAAGAAAGGAAAAAGACCCTTGCTTGTGCCTACAGACGTCTACAGGCCGGCCGCAATCGACCAACTGGTGAAGGTGGGCAAGCAGATCAATGTCCCCGCTTTTATGATGGAAGACACACGAGATCCGCTTACAATCTGCAAAGAGGCCAAGGCCTACGCCATGAAGAACAGCTTCGATACCTTGATCGTGGACACGGCAGGACGGCTGCACATAGATGATGCTATGGTAAACGAGGTTGTCGCGCAGAAAAAGTTCCTAAACCCTCGGGAGACGCTGCTCGTGCTCGACGCCATGACCGGCCAGGACGCCGTGACCATTGCTGGCACGTTTAACGAAAAAGTCGGGGTCGACGGCGTTATTTTTACCAAGTTAGACGGTGACACGCGGGGCGGCGCGGCCATTTCCATTAAAGCGGTCACAGGAAAGCCCATCAAATTCGTGGGCACCGGCGAGAAACTTGACGCACTGGAGCCTTTTTACCCTGACAGGATGGCGTCCCGTATACTCGGCATGGGGGACGTGGTCTCCCTTGTGGAGCGCGCCCAGGATTTATTTGACGAGAAACAGGCCCTGGAGTTTGAGCGCAAGCTCAAAAGGGATGAGTTTACGCTCGAAGACTTCAGCGCGCAGATAAAGCAGATGAAGAAACTCGGTTCTATGGAATCGATTCTCGGTATGATCCCCGGTCTGGGAAAGTTCAAAGGGGCTATTGATTTTGCTCAAGCGGAGAAAGATATTAAGAAGACAGAGGCCATTATCAGCTCCATGACGGCGAAAGAGAGACTCTATCCCAGCATCATAGACGGAAGTAGGAGGGTCCGCATCTCCAAAGGCAGCGGAACTCAAGTCCACGATGTTAACGAGCTCTTAAAAAGGTACATGGAAACCAAGAAGATGATCAAGAAGCTCACAAAGGGAGGCATGAAAGGCCTCCAGAGGCAACAACTATTCCGATAG
- the rpsP gene encoding 30S ribosomal protein S16, whose amino-acid sequence MAVKFRLTRFGSKKKPFYRIVVADERSPRDGRFIEKVGLYDPLKEPALINLDKEKIKSWYEKGVRPTKTVENLFKKEGVL is encoded by the coding sequence TTGGCGGTAAAATTCAGATTGACGAGGTTCGGTTCCAAGAAGAAACCATTTTACAGGATTGTAGTCGCAGACGAGAGATCGCCGAGAGACGGCCGGTTTATAGAGAAGGTGGGATTGTATGATCCGCTGAAAGAGCCCGCGCTCATAAACCTCGACAAAGAGAAGATAAAGTCCTGGTACGAAAAAGGGGTAAGGCCCACGAAGACCGTGGAAAACCTATTCAAAAAGGAAGGGGTTCTGTAG
- a CDS encoding KH domain-containing protein — translation MLKELIEYIAKALVDSPDQVRVSEIEGEKTSVIELNVAKDDLGKVIGKQGRTARAMRTILSAASTKVKKRAVLEIIE, via the coding sequence GTGTTGAAAGAGCTGATCGAGTACATCGCGAAGGCATTGGTAGACAGTCCGGATCAAGTAAGGGTATCGGAAATCGAGGGAGAAAAGACCTCGGTCATAGAGCTCAATGTTGCCAAGGATGATCTCGGAAAGGTTATCGGAAAACAGGGGAGAACCGCACGGGCCATGAGAACCATACTGAGCGCCGCTTCAACCAAGGTGAAGAAGAGGGCGGTGCTCGAGATTATCGAGTAA
- a CDS encoding ACT domain-containing protein → MVIKQISVSLDNVPGAFSRISELLGREGVNIRAISVADTSDISTVRFVVDDPEKALNILKGNGYNPKVTDVLAVETPDHPGGVNAVLKPLMNAGINVHYLYPHLGRVNDNAIVILGVDRTDEAERVLQQNWVHTLGKEAYTL, encoded by the coding sequence ATGGTGATCAAACAGATATCGGTGAGCCTTGACAACGTACCGGGGGCTTTCTCGCGGATCAGCGAGCTTTTGGGCCGGGAAGGGGTCAACATCAGGGCCATCTCCGTGGCAGACACCTCCGACATCAGCACGGTCCGCTTTGTCGTCGATGATCCGGAAAAAGCGCTCAATATTCTTAAAGGGAACGGCTATAACCCGAAAGTAACGGACGTGCTCGCCGTGGAGACACCGGACCATCCGGGCGGGGTAAACGCCGTGCTCAAGCCTCTTATGAATGCCGGCATCAATGTTCATTACCTCTATCCTCATCTCGGAAGAGTGAACGACAATGCCATTGTAATCCTCGGTGTAGACAGAACCGACGAGGCGGAGCGTGTGCTTCAACAAAACTGGGTACACACGCTCGGCAAGGAAGCATACACACTTTAA
- a CDS encoding RNA methyltransferase, which yields MIHYPVYDKRGEIVATSVTNLEIHDIARTCMTFGIDLCYIVTPLIKQREIAEKLIRHWVHGYGATYNPARGEALRKVRIMATAEEMIDHMGREERPLVVGTSSRERAHKAVTYQELNGFIQREARPCVVLFGTGWGLADEIVDGCDKMLVPIRGKGNYNHLSLRVAIGIILDRIFGERGGHNE from the coding sequence GTGATTCACTACCCTGTCTATGACAAAAGGGGTGAGATCGTGGCAACGAGTGTCACGAACCTGGAAATACATGATATTGCACGAACATGCATGACTTTTGGTATTGACTTATGCTATATTGTAACGCCTCTTATAAAACAACGGGAGATCGCTGAAAAGCTCATCCGCCACTGGGTTCACGGATATGGAGCCACATACAATCCCGCAAGGGGCGAGGCATTACGGAAGGTACGGATTATGGCCACGGCCGAGGAAATGATCGACCATATGGGGCGGGAGGAGAGGCCCCTTGTGGTGGGCACGTCGTCGCGAGAGAGGGCCCATAAAGCCGTGACGTATCAGGAACTGAACGGATTCATCCAAAGGGAGGCGCGGCCATGTGTTGTGCTTTTCGGCACGGGATGGGGCCTTGCAGACGAAATCGTCGATGGGTGCGACAAGATGCTTGTTCCCATCAGGGGAAAAGGCAATTATAACCACCTCTCCCTGAGGGTAGCGATAGGTATTATACTTGACAGAATTTTCGGCGAAAGAGGAGGACACAATGAATGA
- the rimM gene encoding ribosome maturation factor RimM (Essential for efficient processing of 16S rRNA), whose translation MKWIPVGRVVSTHGTRGEVKFRYYNEVQEDFLGYTSLFVGKDEVKTEIRPARVKFRQDSVYIQFHGLNNLDEVSFLVNKELYVRETDLADLKEDEYYEYQLIGLNVTNLNKETIGRVESVLHTGASDVLVVAGKEKELMVPLIEGYVTDIDMKNGTICVDEKALSL comes from the coding sequence ATGAAGTGGATCCCCGTGGGCCGGGTCGTATCCACCCACGGTACCAGGGGAGAAGTAAAGTTTCGCTATTACAACGAGGTACAGGAAGATTTCCTTGGCTATACCTCGCTATTCGTGGGAAAGGATGAAGTCAAAACCGAGATCAGACCGGCTCGGGTCAAATTCCGGCAAGACTCAGTGTATATACAATTCCATGGTCTTAACAACCTCGACGAGGTCTCTTTTCTTGTAAACAAGGAACTTTATGTGCGGGAGACAGACCTCGCGGACCTGAAAGAGGACGAATACTATGAGTATCAGCTTATCGGTCTTAACGTGACGAACCTGAACAAGGAAACGATAGGAAGGGTGGAATCGGTATTGCACACCGGGGCGAGTGATGTGCTGGTCGTGGCCGGTAAGGAAAAGGAGCTCATGGTGCCCCTCATTGAGGGCTACGTGACCGATATCGACATGAAGAACGGCACGATTTGTGTTGACGAGAAGGCGCTGTCCCTGTGA